Part of the Variovorax sp. PAMC 28711 genome is shown below.
GCCGCCGATCCACTCGCCCGCGCCCGGCGGCGGCTTGCGTTGCTCGGCGGCGGCGCGTGTGACCTGCCGGGTGACCTGGCCCGTGATGCGCTTCGTGGTCGTAAGCGTCGCCTTGGTCAGCGCCTTCAGGCCACGCTGGTAAGCGCGTGTGAGCGCAGAGGTGGAGGTGCGGCGGGCCATGGTGCAGTGTGAACCCGAAGCCACGGACCTGCAAAAAACTCAATAGCGCTCGGGCACCACCATCGTGTCCGGCACCGGCCGGCGCAAGTAGTCCGCGTGCCGCTCGCGTGCCGGCAAGGCGATGGGTGCATGCGGCACCTCGTGGTACGGCAGTTGGTCAAGCAGGTGCGCGATGCAGTTCAGGCGCGCCTTCTTCTTGTCGTCCGCCTGCACCACCCACCACGGCGCCTCCGCGATGTGGGTGCGGTCGAGCATGATCTCTTTCGCCTTGGTGTACTCCTCCCAACGGCGGCGGCTCTCCAGGTCCATCGGACTCAGCTTCCACTGCTTGAGCGGATCGTGGATGCGACCGAGAAAGCGCATGTGCTGCTCGTCGTCGGTGATAGAGAACCAGTATTTGATGAGCTTGATGCCCGAGCGCACCAGCATCTTTTCGAATTCCGGCACCGTGCGGAAGAACTCGTCGTATTCCTCATCCGTGCAAAAACCCATGACGCGTTCGACGCCGGCACGGTTGTACCAACTGCGATCGAACAGCACCATCTCGCCGGCCGCCGGCAGGTGCGAGATGTAGCGCTGGAAATACCACTGCGTGCGTTCGCGGTCATTGGGCGCCGGCAGTGCGGCCACCCGGGCCACGCGCGGGTTCAGGCGCTGCGTGATGCGCTTGATGACGCCGCCCTTGCCGGCCGCGTCGCGCCCCTCGAAAAGAATGACGACCTTCTGCTTGCTGTGTTGCACCCAGTCCTGCAATTTGACGAGTTCGCCCTGCAGCCGGAAGAGTTCGGTGAA
Proteins encoded:
- the ppk2 gene encoding polyphosphate kinase 2 — its product is MTTTTTTTTTTLPGQDDLMQRIARDLMDSYDEEIELEIEDRIIDGEAGASPVVGDKAARQAYFTELFRLQGELVKLQDWVQHSKQKVVILFEGRDAAGKGGVIKRITQRLNPRVARVAALPAPNDRERTQWYFQRYISHLPAAGEMVLFDRSWYNRAGVERVMGFCTDEEYDEFFRTVPEFEKMLVRSGIKLIKYWFSITDDEQHMRFLGRIHDPLKQWKLSPMDLESRRRWEEYTKAKEIMLDRTHIAEAPWWVVQADDKKKARLNCIAHLLDQLPYHEVPHAPIALPARERHADYLRRPVPDTMVVPERY